The Paenibacillus sp. FSL H7-0357 nucleotide sequence CCATACAAGCTCGACTTGTATTTGTCTACGAGTACCGCAAAGGCCTCCCGGTTGCCCTGCAGCACTTCGGCAATGATTTGTTTGTCGTTTTCCTGTGCCTTCATCCAGTGCCTCCCATTAATTTATTTGTATATAAGACGCACCAGCGCCACAATATTTCTCACTTTTTATAAAAAAGAAAGATTATGTTCAGATCATACTACACATTGCAGGGGGAAGAGAGAATGAAACAAGACGAAGCAATCCGTCAGGTAGGCTTGGCTGTAAAGGATGATCCGGCAGTCAGGGCGGTATTTCTGAAAGGTGCACATGCCAGAGGACAGCAGGATGTTTACTCGGATGTTGATTTGTACTGTTTGGTCCACAGCGAGGGCTTGACGGATTTTTTAACGCGCAGAATATCCTATATGGAGAGCTATAAACCGCTGATATTCTGGTCGGAAGCTAACTTCGTAGGACCACAAATTGTTGGCGTGTTTGAAGACGGTCTGCATTTCGATCTTTATACAGTGACTGAGGAGAGTCTGAAACAAACCGAGCAAATCCTTGTCCTGCATGATCCCGAGGGATGTCTTGCCAACTACAAAGCAGAGAGCTTCCCCATGTCGGATGTAGAGATTACGAGAATCCTTTCCGGTTTCACTTTCAGTCTTCTGGAATTTGAAACCGCGTATCTCCGCGGCGATTTGCTCTGGGCACACCGGCTTGGCAGTCATCTGGCGGCAGATCTAATGATAGTTCTGCGGCATGTAGCAGATCCTTCTACAGCGCAGCTCGGCATTAAGAGATTGCATCACAAACTCAGTCCACAGCAACTGGATGAGTTAACAGGAGCGTTAAATGCTCTTGGACCGGACGCACTCCCTTCAGGTGTCCAGAAGCTGGTGGACCTCGCTGTGGTGTTGATTGCAGACTTGACCGAACGGCTGTCAGAGAACTGGAATCAGCGTTTTTTCGATTTTATGGTCAAACGGATCTATGCACTATCGTAACAAAACAGATACAGCGAACAATATTTGAATGTGAGAAAAAAGAAGGATAATGACTACTCTTGTCGAATTATAAATTTAGATAGATAATAAATACCAAAATATGTTTGTGATTCGGAAGCGCCAGCTGATGAACAAAGGCAACTCCGCCGAAAGGCGGAAGACGCAAAGCCACCGGTCTAAACCGCTCACGAAAGCGGCATGACAGCGGGGACGCTCATGTAGTTTGGTTTTTTGTTGTCTAAATACAACAAAAGGAGAATAAAAAAACATGTTTTTGAAGATTCGCCACAAAATAAGGCCAGGTTTAGCGTTTATTCTGGCTGCGGCCTTGGCTGCAGGACCCCTGATTGCTACTCCGGTCCACGCAGCTGCGAAGTACACTTTTACAGATGTCAAAACTGCATATAACATGCCGCTTGACTACAACTACAAGTTCACGGGTGACACGATCGCTTCACTGGAGAAGGATAGCAAAGGGGCTTATCAGCTGTACTTACATAACTGGAAGAAGAAGACGACGGAGAAAGTCACTTCTACTAACACGTTCAAAACGAACCTGCAGCTCCTGGGAGACAGTGTTTATTATTATGAGTCTACAATTGAAGTGACTAAACGAATTAATATCTACCCGAAGAAGCTGGTACAGTACAATTTGAAAACAAAAAAAACAAGCGAGCTTCCGCTGGAAGTGAAAACTCCGGAATTACTGGGTGTGGGTGACAAATATTATGCACACAGCAGTGGCTCAGATTTTTACTTCACTAACAAAACGACGCTGGAAACTCAGACCATCAATGATCTCGGTTTTGATCAGGTCCACCAGTTTGTAGATGACAAGTTCATCTATAGCAAATGGGACACCGGCACGTTGTATCTGTATGATCTGCCAAGTTCAAAAACAATTGAGCTTTACAAGCTGAAAGAAAATGAATCCTTCAACCTCGTAGCTTCGAATGGTAAAGATATTGTCTGGATGATTGACTCCAAAGAAGTGGATGCTGCCGGCAAGACCAAAAATTATTTCATTTATATGACGATGGACCGCAGTAAAGCCGGAGCTCCGGTTAAAGTATTGCTTAAACGTGAATGGGTAAATGGCGACCGGAATGATCTATTAATCGTGGGTGACAATTATGCGGTGTTCTCGGAAATGATGAACAATAAACTGGTAGCCCGCGGAGTGAACCTCCGAAACGGGGAACTCTTTTTGCTTGGGGAACGAAACCGCAGTGCGGACAATTTTGTGTATTTCAATAAAGACACACTGATCTCACGCGACGCAAATGACTATATTGTGCTTCGTACAATAGTCAGAACGCCATAAATGAATTTTCAGAAACTATCAAAAAAACAGTGCAATTTGACGATAGTAGTAAAGCGGTAAATTTTGGGTATGAACCTATTTCCAATGAATCCCGCAACCGCAAATTGAAAAAAAACAACTAGAGGAGTGTCGTTAAAAAATGATCGCAGAAACTAAAATGTACCCGGAATTCAACACCATCTTCATCAGCTTGCATGGATTTGCCGAATTGGCTGAAACGGTAAAAGAAGTGGAAATATTCGAGGCGTCCATGCCGACTTTGCCGATCCACGAGATGTCTCTGATTATTGACTGCAACGATATGGCGCCCTTCAAGCCGGAGATACTACCGGTTCTGGAACGCTGCTATGTGCTGTATAACGGTTTTAAACATGCGGTTCTGGTGAATCCGAAGAAAGTAGTAGCCAAATCTCAATTACAGAGAGTAGCTCCAAGCGCCGGATTTAAAGGACATTTTGTGGATACGGTGGAAGAGGCTTGGGCAATCGTTAAATCCTAAATCGTATATCCTAAATCTAAAGCAGAGGGTGGTCAACCATGGCTAATGTCAAAATAGTAAGCACCGAAGTGTACCATCCTGCCTATAAGATCAGCAATGAGGAATTGGCTCTGCAGGCCGGATCTTCAGCGGACAAGCTTATCGGCATTTGGGAGTTCTTTGGCCGTAAGGATCGTTATTACGCGGCGGACTATGAAGAGAGCACGCTTTATATGGCTATTGAAGCATCCAAAAAGCTATTGAAGAGCTGTGGGCTCAGCGGAAGCGATTTGGATATGATCGTATTCTCCTCAGGAACACATGATTTCAGCGCTCCGACAGATGCTGCATTTGTGCATCAGGCGCTGGAGGGTAAAGATTCCTGCATTATCTATGACAGCAATGCCAACTGTGTAGGTATGGTTGTCGCTGCTGACCAAGCAGCCCGATCCATGATATCCACTCCCAGAGTGAGATACGCACTCATTGTAGGGTCGGAGCAGATTGCCCGTTTCTACAAAGAAGGGGACCTGGCGTCCAAGGGCCTTTGCGGAGATGCGGCCTGTGCGGTTCTGCTGGAGAGAGTGGAGGATACGGATTCCGGTCTGATAGATTCGGCGTACTACACCAATACGCAGAAGGCGGAGGATATGCAGTTCCCTGCCGGAGGCATGACGCAAATGTACGGAGAACATCTGTCGCTTGAAGATAAGAAAATCTATCTTCATCCGGAGTATAACGTCAATGTGGCTTTCCCGACAGCAGTATCCAATATTGAACAGCTGCTTCAGGAACATGGATATACAAAAAGTGATGTGAAGCACTATATCCTTAGTCAGTTAAACTTGAGTGTTATTAAAGATATCGCGGGCAAGCTGGACGAGGAGCTCGTTAAATTCCCTTACATTGGGGATATTTATGGCTACACAGGCACAAGCAGTCCGTTTATCACCCTTCACCATGCGATTAAGGACGGGACGTTGGTACCCGGCGACTTGTTCTTTATGTGGTCGGTAGGCGCGGGTATTACGAGTTGTGCTACCCTGTGGAGACTCTAACATCACCACTACAGTAATGGAACGCGATAGAAAAACAACGAAAGCCTGCGCCTTGGTGCAGGCTTTTTTGTGTATTTTTCCCGGGGCGAGCCATCTATATAGATTGAACATGAGAATTACATGTAGGGAAAAGTGGCGGAGGGGAATTTTGGAACTGGAGGAGCGATAGCGTCCGCCTGAAAGCTTTCCGCAGGAAAGCTCTCTTCGGAAGCGTGGGCAAGGTTTGGATTTCTACCGCGATTCGCGGTTAAATTCAGGAAATCCAAACCTAACAGCGGCCGGAAGTCCAAATATTCTCTGTAGTCACGACCAACCCCAAAATAGAAGAATTATAAGTTCAATTAATATAGTCTTTATTTAAGAATTCAATAATCAACTCTATAAATTCAGCAGGCTGCTCAAGATGCGGATAATGGCCGCATTGACGCAGCTGAACTAGTTCTGAAGCTGGAATATTCTTATGTACGTAACTGCAGATCTGCTTGTTGAAGGGCAAATCCAGCCCGGCTTCCATAACAAGGGTTGGATGACTGATTTCATTTAAGCGACTGTAGGCCGGAGGCATTAGAGGACGGTGCAAATTGGGTTTACCTTGATAAAAGACTTCATTACTGACATAAAGCTCTTTGAATTGAGCCCGAAGCGTCTGATCTTGTGGAACGAGGTAGTGCCAGAAGCTGTTCTTCATAAAATGCTCCGCAGCCTTGTTAATTCCAACCCGGCGGACTCTCAGGAAATCCTTCATGCCTTCCCAGGACAGCCGCAAGGGATACTTGGCACCGTTAACAGAAGGAGCAACAAGGATTAGCTTGCTGACACGATCCGGATAGGCCAGAGCGAAGTCAATCGCAGCACTTCCTCCAAAGGAAGAGGCAACAACACTGGCACGGGTAATCCCAAGATGATCCAGAACGGATTTCAAGTCCTGATAATAGGAGAAGGGAGTGGTGATAGCGTCGCTTTGTCCATATCCTCTCTGATCATACCGGATCACCTGATAAGCTTGAGCCAGTCTTTCCACATGGAGATCCCACACCTTGAGGTTGGAGTAGCCGCCATGCAGCAGCACAAGCGGTTCACCTGTTCCTTGTACATCGATGTTAAAGTTTACACCCTGGATGTTATGCAGTTCACTCTGATTCACTTTTTTCACTCCCTCGTTAACGCTGTTGATTTAACCATTCAATTGATTCTTTGCACCACTGCAGTCTAGCTTCGGTTGACAGGATCCCATAGTTCAAGGTTAACATCCACATCGGTAAATCTTCCGGCGATTGCTTCTGTGTTATTAATGCACGCTGTTGTTCACGGTAAACCTCCATGGCATTTGTGAGCTCACCCAGCTCATGTTCGAACAAACCTCTAATGACTTCTCTATCCTGAGGGGTTGCAAAAAAAACCTTAAGCAGCAATTCATCCCGGTAGTTAAGGGCGCCGATGGGGGCGGACAGCCATTCCCGGAAATGATCCATGCCTTCAGGCGTAATCTGATACTTCTTCTGCCCGCGTGTTTGATTGGGTGTGCTGGCTTCCACAGCATATCCTTGAGCAACAAGCTCCTTCAAAGCAGGATAAATCTGCCCGTAACTTTCACTCCAGAAATGATGAAGCGAGCCGCTGAAATGCTTCTTGATGTCATATCCGGAATAGACTCCTTTCGTTAAAACACCCAGAACTG carries:
- a CDS encoding ketoacyl-ACP synthase III; the protein is MANVKIVSTEVYHPAYKISNEELALQAGSSADKLIGIWEFFGRKDRYYAADYEESTLYMAIEASKKLLKSCGLSGSDLDMIVFSSGTHDFSAPTDAAFVHQALEGKDSCIIYDSNANCVGMVVAADQAARSMISTPRVRYALIVGSEQIARFYKEGDLASKGLCGDAACAVLLERVEDTDSGLIDSAYYTNTQKAEDMQFPAGGMTQMYGEHLSLEDKKIYLHPEYNVNVAFPTAVSNIEQLLQEHGYTKSDVKHYILSQLNLSVIKDIAGKLDEELVKFPYIGDIYGYTGTSSPFITLHHAIKDGTLVPGDLFFMWSVGAGITSCATLWRL
- a CDS encoding alpha/beta fold hydrolase: MNQSELHNIQGVNFNIDVQGTGEPLVLLHGGYSNLKVWDLHVERLAQAYQVIRYDQRGYGQSDAITTPFSYYQDLKSVLDHLGITRASVVASSFGGSAAIDFALAYPDRVSKLILVAPSVNGAKYPLRLSWEGMKDFLRVRRVGINKAAEHFMKNSFWHYLVPQDQTLRAQFKELYVSNEVFYQGKPNLHRPLMPPAYSRLNEISHPTLVMEAGLDLPFNKQICSYVHKNIPASELVQLRQCGHYPHLEQPAEFIELIIEFLNKDYIN
- a CDS encoding PadR family transcriptional regulator, translating into MAKSGNTMFAVLGVLTKGVYSGYDIKKHFSGSLHHFWSESYGQIYPALKELVAQGYAVEASTPNQTRGQKKYQITPEGMDHFREWLSAPIGALNYRDELLLKVFFATPQDREVIRGLFEHELGELTNAMEVYREQQRALITQKQSPEDLPMWMLTLNYGILSTEARLQWCKESIEWLNQQR
- a CDS encoding aminoglycoside 6-adenylyltransferase, which gives rise to MKQDEAIRQVGLAVKDDPAVRAVFLKGAHARGQQDVYSDVDLYCLVHSEGLTDFLTRRISYMESYKPLIFWSEANFVGPQIVGVFEDGLHFDLYTVTEESLKQTEQILVLHDPEGCLANYKAESFPMSDVEITRILSGFTFSLLEFETAYLRGDLLWAHRLGSHLAADLMIVLRHVADPSTAQLGIKRLHHKLSPQQLDELTGALNALGPDALPSGVQKLVDLAVVLIADLTERLSENWNQRFFDFMVKRIYALS